A genomic window from Dermacentor silvarum isolate Dsil-2018 chromosome 9, BIME_Dsil_1.4, whole genome shotgun sequence includes:
- the LOC119465264 gene encoding TNF receptor-associated factor 6-B-like isoform X3, translating to MAFQTQRYTVFGFSQELDWRPLYFAEPVPAHRICDGCGLLPRVTVFLPCRHVLCKTCYEQCVVDDQHSCPLDGDAFLDEDVQWGDFPLENLLKRKVHCWNKEYGCESVVAASEICKHFHQDCDHHSTCCPRCAAVVRRRSVRAHLRSNCQDYVAFNKGAGPETTRCNDQQAILLALKATVEERVGEMKERLDSLSCENRVQIDRTNELHHCINTLKEMLPQPSENTTSQDATPQSTNDMPTIQGDNNNLVAEADVPFNRSQLVEEMSTLNEALNKAMNAEAQKTSEMLQKNERVMNNLHEQLKLQLSSDLKSISCSVSRLSETFGKELDRAIKRIGENMTTYEARVAAMKECDKKVTDQQLKLLAFGTKNLKRYTFFINGVKSLKRLALEDGSQTYYADRIYLSGYCMSPAIYIKKSGNSVQLYTCIQLHKGVIDEFLPWPFHKSTRLSVTNESTDKQCQLVNTPCQGLEYFGRPATSSNRTAYFPDSSLLLEDLERDGYVVNDKLHITWELLHPRP from the exons ATGGCTTTTCAAACTCAGCGGTACACTGTTTTCGGATTTTCACAGGAACTGGACTGGAGACCTTTGTACTTTGCCGAGCCCGTTCCGGCGCACAGAATATGCGACGGATGTGGTTTGCTGCCCAGAGTGACCGTCTTTCTGCCGTGTCGACACGTGCTGTGCAAAACCTGCTACGAGCAGTGCGTGGTCGACGACCAGCACTCCTGCCCACTGGACGGTGACGCTTTTCTTGATGAAGATGTTCAGTGGGGAGACTTTCCTTTGGAGAACCTGTTGAAGCGGAAG GTCCACTGCTGGAATAAGGAATACGGTTGCGAGAGTGTGGTGGCTGCTTCAGAGATCTGCAAGCACTTTCACCAGGATTGTGACCACCATTCCACCTGTTGTCCTCGCTGCGCAGCCGTCGTCCGCCGTCGCAGCGTGCGGGCACATCTGCGAAGCAACTGCCAAGACTACGTCGCTTTTAACAAAGGTGCCGGACCGGAGACGACGAGATGCAATGATCAGCAAGCAATATTGTTGGCTTTGAAGGCAACCGTTGAAGAGAGGGTGGGCGAAATGAAAGAGAGACTTGACAGTTTGTCTTGTGAAAATAGAGTGCAAATTGATAGAACCAACGAGCTGCACCACTGTATAAACACATTGAAAGAAATGTTGCCACAGCCATCGGAAAACACCACCAGCCAGGATGCTACTCCCCAGTCTACAAATGACATGCCTACTATTCAAGGAGACAATAATAATTTGGTCGCAGAAGCTGATGTGCCCTTCAACAGAAGCCAACTTGTAGAAGAAATGAGCACTTTAAACGAAGCACTGAACAAAGCTATGAATGCGGAAGCCCAGAAGACATCAGAAATGTTGCAAAAGAATGAGCGTGTCATGAACAACCTCCATGAGCAATTGAAACTACAGTTATCGTCGGATCTTAAGAGTATTTCCTGCAGTGTAAGCAGACTGAGCGAGACTTTTGGAAAAGAACTCGATCGAGCCATAAAGAGAATAGGTGAAAATATGACCACATATGAAGCTCGCGTGGCTGCCATGAAAGAATGTGATAAGAAAGTAACAGACCAACAACTGAAACTTCTTGCATTCGGCACTAAAAATTTGAAGCGTTATACATTTTTTATCAATGGAGTCAAGTCGCTGAAAAGATTGGCGCTGGAAGATGGCTCTCAGACTTACTATGCCGACCGGATATACCTCTCTGGCTACTGCATGTCGCCAGctatttatattaaaaaaagtggCAACTCAGTGCAGCTGTACACGTGCATTCAGCTCCACAAGGGAGTAATTGACGAATTTCTACCATGGCCTTTCCATAAATCCACACGGCTGAGTGTCACAAATGAATCGACAGATAAACAGTGTCAGCTTGTGAATACACCTTGCCAGGGTCTCGAATATTTTGGTCGACCTGCCACGTCAAGTAACCGAACAGCATACTTTCCCGATTCTTCGCTTCTCTTGGAAGATCTTGAACGGGACGGTTACGTGGTGAACGATAAGCTGCACATTACATGGGAACTTTTGCACCCAAGGCCTTGA